In the Campylobacter sputorum subsp. sputorum genome, TTTCTTCAACCTCTTTTACAACTTCGACTATCTCTTCTTTAGGTTCTACTACCTCTTTTGCAATCTCTACATCTTCAACTTGCTCTATAGGTTCAACATTTTTTACAGGAGGAGCGTCATTTAACCCACCGCCTATTTCAAAAAACTCTAAATCAATCTTAGTTATATTTATAGGATTTACTTTTTTTATATCTGGTTTATAAAATAAAATAGTATAAATAAGGCATATATGAAATAAACCACTAACTATAAAACCTATAAAAAAACCATTAATCTCTAACTTGCGTTGCGATTTTAAAATTTTCATGTTTATTTAACTTTAAAATATCTATAACTCTAACAAAACTTTCAAATTTAGCATCTTTATCACTTTTTAAGATAATAGGAGTTTGTCTATCTATACTGCTTAGCTCTTTTTGAAACTCTTCTTGAGAGAGAATTTTATCATTTAGATAAATAGTGCTATTTGAGTCTATAGAAATAGTTATAATGTCTGTATCTTTTTCTAAACTTCCACTTTTTGACTTTGGCAAATCTATATTTATATTTCCTTGAGCAATGAATGTTGATATGCTTAAAACCATACATAAAAGCACTAGCATAATGTCTATTAAAGGTATAACATTAAGACCATCTTTTTTAATGCTGTTTCTTTTCATCTATTGTTATACCTTGTAAGAATAACATCAACTTTTCTACCAAAAGCGTTATATATCATAAGTGTTGGAATTGCGACTATCAAACCCATAGCAGTTGCTTTTAGCGCTAAACTCATACCCACCATTACAGCACTTGCATCAACACCTCCTGCTAAACCCATCTCATAAAAAGTTATTATTATGCCTATAACAGTTCCTAACAAGCCTATATAAGGAGCATTTGAATATATAATATACATTAAAGTTAAATTCTTTGTAAGTGCTATTTCTAACTCATCAGCGCTGTCATAATCCTCAAATTTAACCTTAGAATAAAAATACAACCTCTCAACCGTATAAAGCATAACTAAAAAACTCATAAAACCAAGAAGTCCTATGATAAAATAATCAAGATACTCTTTTAAAAATTCCATCCATTTCCTTTAAATTTAAATATGCCCCTTTGGAAAGCGGGGCATAAAATTAGTAAAACTTACTTAATATATTATTAGAATTTATAACTTACATTTAACTTAATATTTCTTCCTTCTTCCCAATCAATACCTCCAACTTTAGCTGAAGAGAAATCAAGCGTTCTTTGATTGTGCGAAGCATATGTTTTATCAAATATATTATAAACCCCGAAATTTAACTCAAGTCCTTTAAATTTACCACTATTAGGAACCCAAGTAGCATACACATCATGAACTGCATATCCTGGTTTATCAATCTTTTGATCCGTTCCATCTTTATACTCATCTATTCCAGTAAATGCTATAGTATTCCAACCTATAAACATATCCAATGGTGAAACAAAATACTCGGCATTAAAAGTTATCTTATCTCCGGTATCTCCATATGCTAGAGTTGAGCCATAAACTGATTTGCCTCCTCTACCCGCTTTTTTAGCAAGTTCTGCAACATCATAATCAGTATTTTGAGATGAGTAACTAGCGCCAAGAGTTAAATTTTCTATAAATAGCTTAGCAGCTAACTCATAACCTTTTATTGTAGCATCTCCGGTATTTAGTCTAGTAGAATAAGCACTACCTGGCTCTGACATTTCTGCTATTAAGTTTTCATAATCAGTATAAAAATATTTCGCACTTAAACTTATATGAGAGTTATCGCTTATATCAGCCATATATCTTAAGCCTACTTCATAAGCATCGCCAGTTTCTGCATCTAGTGGTGCATCATAAGCAGCTTTTGCATTTTTATCATTTAGTCTTATACCCTCATATACATCTGGACCACGGAAAAGCTTAGCATAACTTGCATACATACCAAGACCAAATTCTGTTTGATAATCTACAAGAATAGCTGGCGATACCTCATCCCAGTCATAGTTTGATCTACCATTTGGATCACCTTTTTTACCGCCAATTGTTTCTAGTTCATAGTAATCAAACCTAACACCAGGAACTATGGTAAGTCCTCCATATCTCATTTGATCTTCTATAAATAGCGATAAACTCGTTGTTTCATCATCAGGCACGCCTATGGAATTTCCTGTTGTTTTTGCGGCTTTTGGATTTCTTTTTGTATCATTATAAGATGATGATGTGTAGTATTCAGTACCATAAACTAGCGTATGATCTAGTGAGCCTGTTTCAAATTTGGTTTTATTTATAACTTTTGTACCAAATGTTTCAACACCTGTATTTATACCAAATTTATCATTTTTTGTCATATCAAGGTTATGATCTGTATAATAAGCATTGATATCTAAATCAACATAGTCATTTGGATTATATGTATAATTTAAAGTAAATGTATCTCTTAAATATTCACTTTCTTTTAAATTTCTAAGACCTGTTTTATTATCTATACCGCCTGGCCATTCAGCTTTCATTGGATAGTTTCCTTTATACTCCATATGCTCGTAACTACCCTCTAATCTACCATAATCCCCAAGCCTCGCACCTAGTTTTAATAAATAATTATAATCATCTCCATCTCCGCCTATTTTTCTTCCATCGCCATCTTCTCCAAAATCATAACCTCTATGGTTAAAATAACCCAAAAAGTCAAACATTCTATCTTCATCAGCACCATACAAAGTTATGCCTTGCGAAAAAGAATCATTATTTGAGGCATAGCCCATATTTAATTTAGCCCCTATTATCTCATCGTCTTCAAGCAAATCAGCAGCATCAACTGTTTTAAAAGCAACACTACCACCCATAGCGCCACTTGTTCCAACAACACTATGAACACCAATTCCAACATCTACTGATTTTATGATTGATGGATCTATCAGCAAGTCTGCGTTATGATGAAAGGTATTTCCTTTTTGTCTAGCACCATCAATTGTTACATTTAAACCTCTATCATTCATACCGCGCATATATATTTTTTGATTATAACCATTTGTTCCGCTCATATAAACACCTGGTATATCTCTTAAAACATCTTTGATTAAAGTAGCATTTCTAACATTTACTTTGTATGCATCTACATTTTGATTGTTTGTAACCGAACTGCTAACCTCGATAGTATCAAGGCTTACCTTATCTTGAGCAAAAACATTTCCAACTAAAAAAAATGTTGCTATGATTGAAAAACTTTTCTTTTTCATCTTTATCCTTGTAAAATTATTTAAAAAATAAAAAATATATATTTTTTATTAGCCGGAAGTTTATACTATATTAACTTAAATACTAATAAATATTGATAATTACATTCATTATATAATTTATAAAATATTTATGAAGGGTGGAGTGTTATAATCTCATTTAGTACAAATTTTTGCTAGTCATAAAATTTACTAGCAAAAATTTTATATTGATATTTTGTTTTAATTGATTGTTAAATATTATGGATATCTTAGTGCTTCTTCTAAATCTTTTATCATTAAATCCATAGCAGTTATACCGCCCTCACTTAAATACCACACACTTGGATTTAAATAAAATATGTTACCATTTTTATGGGCTTTTGTTTTATTTATAAGCTCATTATCCATAACACTTTTTGCAAGTTTTGCACCTTTTTTTGATATAGCACTATCTCTATCAAGCACAAATATATAATCAGGATTTAGTTTTAAAACAAGCTCAAAAGAAGAATCATTACCATGCGTTGTTTTGGCATCTAAAACAACATTTTCAAAACCTGCATCAGTTGTTATCATCGCACATCTTTTTTCATTTCCAAGTGTATTAAAGCTAGAACTGCTAACAAGCCCTAATATAGCAGTTTTTCCACTTGCTTTTTCTTTAATATCTTTCAACCTTTTTTCAAATTTATTAAATTTATCATTTGCAAAATTCTCTACACCAAATATTTTTGAAATTGTATTTACATTCTCTCTTACGCTATTAAAAGTCCCGTTTTTATAGTCTATGCCAAGATATACAACTGGAGCTATTTTAGAAAGCTTATCATATTGCGAAGCAAGTCTAGTTCCTATAAATATAATATCTGGCTCACTACTCATCAAAGCTTCTAAATCCACCTCTTTTACACTCCCGATATTTTTGATATTCTTATCATCATTGTATTTGCCTAGATAATACACTTTTTGGGCTTTTGTTAAGCCAACTACATTTGAGCCAAATCCAAGAGCATCGATAGTATCAAGTGAAGCCATATCAGCAACTGCTACTCTTTTAGGATTTTGTGGGACTTTTATGGTTGTTTTTTGACTCGCGGCATTAAGACTAACAATCTCAATTTCCTTAGCATTTAAACTATATGCAAATAAAGCTATCAAACTAATGATGGCAACTTTTTTAGATATTTTTAACATTTTTTCTCCTTTAACAATAAACACATAAAGGTCTACCCTTTATATCAAATATTTCAAAATCAACATTATAAAGTTCAGATAAATTTTGTTTTGTCATTACCTCATCTACTTTTCCAAACTTAGCTACTTTCCCATCTTTAAAAGAGCATATATAATCGCTATAATATGCCGCTAAATTTAGCTCATGAAGAACCATTATGATGGTTTTTCCCATATTTTTTGACAAATATGATATATTTTTCATAGTTTGTATAGAGTGATAAATATCAAGATTATTTGTAGGCTCATCAAGTAAAACATACTCGGTATCTTGCGCTATAACCATAGCTATGAAAGCTCTTTGTTTTTGCCCTCCGCTAAGTTCATCTATATATTTATCAGATAAATCATAAAGCTCCATTGATGAAATTGCTTCATCTACTTTTTGAAGATCTTCTTTAGTCAGCCTACTGCCACTATATGGAAATCTTCCAAAACTTACAAGCTCTTTTACGCTAAGCTTTATATTTATATTATTAGTTTGAGAAAGTATAGCCAGATGTTTTGCGATATCTCTACTTTTCCATTTTGATATATCCTTTCCTTTAAACTCAATTATTCCCTCATCTTTTGATATAAGCCTAGAAATCATACTCATCACAGTTGATTTACCAGCTCCATTTGGTCCTATAAATGATGTAATCTTTCCTTTTGGTATATCAATACTCACATCATCAACTACGGTTTTATCGAAATACGATTTTGATAAATTTAATATTTTCATAATTTTCCCTTACTTATTATCAACAAATACATAAAATAAAGTCCGCCTATTACACTTATAAAAACTGATATTGGCACACTTAAAACAAAAACATGTTCGGTAATGCTTTGAGCAATCACCAGTATAATAACGCCAAATAATATACTTCCAAGTATTAAATAACTATGTTTATAAGTTTTAAAAAGACCTCTTGAAAGATTTGCTATAATAAGCCCAAGAAACGATATAGGACCAACAAGAGCAGTAGCAACAGCTATAAAAAGCGTTATACCAAGCAAAAGTCTTTTTATGCTTTTATCATAATCCACACCTAAATTTATAGCCTGTTCTTTCCCTAAGCTAAGCACATCTAAAAGAGTTAAATCTTTATAATAAATAAAGCTCAAAATAGCGGTTATAACAATTGCCATAAATAAAATATCGCTATTTACATTATTAAAACTAGCTACAAGTGAACTAAGCAAAGTATCGTATTCATTTGGATCCATAATTCTAACTATTGAATTTTGAAAAGATAAGAAAAATGTAGACATAACGGTTCCAGCAAGCAAAACATAAAGAACATTATAACGAGTTATTTTAAAAAGATAACTATATACAAAAGTAGCAATAAAAGCCATCAAAACAAGATCTATAGCAAAATTTACAAATTTATTTACAACTAAAAAACTACTACTTCCAAGAAAAAACACTGCTGCAGTATGTATAAGCAAATATAGTGAGTTCATACCAAGAAGGCATGGTGTAACAATGGTATTTTTTATAATAGTTTGAAATATTAGCGTTGCAACACCTATACAGTATGCACACAAAAGCATAGCTAGTAATTTTGGCACTCTTATACTCATAGCAAATTCAAAAAATTTAAAATTAACATTATAAAACATAAAAAAAATAGATGAAAAAATGCTTAAAACCAGCAAAATGATAAGCTTTAACGAAGATGACATACTTTTCAAGACTTATCCTTTTTTATGCTAATTTGACTAAAGCAAGAATTTGCAAAAGCAATTATGTTAAATTTTCCGCCATTTAATTTTATAATTATAAGAACTATAAAAATAATACTTCCTAAAATACCGGAAATAAGCTCTATTGGTAATTCATAAGGCGACATTATAACTCTTCCTAAAATATCGCAAATCAAAACAAAAACAGCACCAAATAAAGCTGTATCAACTATAGTTCCTTGTAATTTATCTCCTTTAAACATTCTAATTAAATTTGGAACTATCAATCCTATGTATGATATAGAGCCTACTACCACAACAACAGAAGCTGTTAGCATAGCTGATAAACTAAGTCCTAAAAATAGCACTACATTATAATTTACTCCTAAATTTTTTGAAAAATCTTTACCCATTCCGACTATATTAAAATAATTAGCAAAAATAAAAGCCAAAACAACAAGAGGCAAAGCAAGATAAAGTATCTCATATCTTCCTTTTATAATAAGAGAAAAACTACCCGTAATCCAAGTTGAAAGTGCTTGAACCATATCATATCTAAACGCAAAATAATTTGTAATGCCGCCAATTACATAACCAAACATTATACCAACAAGAGCCACCATAACCGCATCTTTAAATTTAATAGCTTGTATAAAAGCTACATATATCCAAGTCCCAATCATAGCCGTTGCAAAGGCAAAAATGGCTCTTTGAAATATAGTTGAGCTTGGAATAAAAATAAGAGCTAAAAGTATGCCAAACTGGGCTGAAGCTATAGTTCCGCCAGTTGTTGGTGATACAAAATTATTTTGACAAAGCTGTTGCATTATAAGACCTGCAACACTTAATGCTATACCGCTAAGAATAATAGCTAAAAGCCTTGGCAACCTAGATACAAAAAGCACTTCAAGATGCTCTCCATTTAAAATTCCTTTCATATCTACATCTAAAACACCTATAAAAATAGAAAAAAAGCTCAAAATGATTAGTAAAAAGAGTAGAACTATAGTAGAACGCAATATTTTCCTTGATATTAATTTTGATAACCATTATAACAATTTATAAATTAAATTTATTTTAAAAATTATTAGTTTAAAACCCTCAAAAAAACAACTTTAAAAATTTTAAAATGTTTAAATTTTAAAACCTTTTTAACACATTTTTTTGTATAATTCACATTTTTACACATTAAGGTTATAATACAAAAAATGAAAAATATATTTGCATTACTTTTAATATTTATAAATTTATCATTTGCTTATGAAAATATCACAATTGAAGATGGATATAGCTTTATATATAAAGATAATAATTGTAGCGATGAGACAAATTCAACCCAAATTTACATAAATTATTATGATAAAAATAACAATTTAGATGGTAAAAATAACAAATATTATGGGCATATTTTTACACAAGGAAATGTATATACTTTTTCAGATGTTACGCCAAAAGAAGACGAAAATAAAACTATTTTTAATATCAAAACCAAAAATATATCAGTAAAAGCAAATGTTATAAATGATCGTTTTGAAGGCGTAATTAAGCTAAATAACACAACACAAGATATAAATGCCTCTCTTGATAAAAAGTATTCTCTTATAATGATAACAGCAAAAGCAAATTTCGAACAAATCTCTCAACGAGATTTTATATTTAAAAAAAGCTTTGTTTATGATGCTATAGATTTTAAAGATCAAAACTCTTCTCAAATGCGATTTAAGATGGCAAATTTATTAAAAAATAGCTATTTAGATGAATTGTCAAATTGGTATAACGAATTTTTTGCATCAAATAATGTAAATTTTAACAGCCCTACTTTTATAAGATATAATAACAATTTAGAAAATATCTACTATAAAAAAGGCAATTTGACCGTATTTTTAACAGATGAATATTTTTATAGCGGCGGTGCTCACGATAATACAAGCAAACAATATGAAGTTAATTATAAAGAAAAAAAACTTGAATTAAGCGACATTTTAAAAGATGTCCATGATCAAAACTTAATTTCTATGATTTGGGATAAAGTAAAAGTTTATGCATATATAAAACAAAACGATCTTGAAATTTCAAAGAATTTTTCAATATCTCCTTATGGCATTACTTTTGTGTATAATCCTTATGAGATCGGTCCTTTTTCTGCTGGAATCATAGAAGC is a window encoding:
- the exbD gene encoding TonB system transport protein ExbD; this translates as MKRNSIKKDGLNVIPLIDIMLVLLCMVLSISTFIAQGNINIDLPKSKSGSLEKDTDIITISIDSNSTIYLNDKILSQEEFQKELSSIDRQTPIILKSDKDAKFESFVRVIDILKLNKHENFKIATQVRD
- the exbB gene encoding TonB-system energizer ExbB, producing MEFLKEYLDYFIIGLLGFMSFLVMLYTVERLYFYSKVKFEDYDSADELEIALTKNLTLMYIIYSNAPYIGLLGTVIGIIITFYEMGLAGGVDASAVMVGMSLALKATAMGLIVAIPTLMIYNAFGRKVDVILTRYNNR
- a CDS encoding TonB-dependent receptor domain-containing protein, producing MKKKSFSIIATFFLVGNVFAQDKVSLDTIEVSSSVTNNQNVDAYKVNVRNATLIKDVLRDIPGVYMSGTNGYNQKIYMRGMNDRGLNVTIDGARQKGNTFHHNADLLIDPSIIKSVDVGIGVHSVVGTSGAMGGSVAFKTVDAADLLEDDEIIGAKLNMGYASNNDSFSQGITLYGADEDRMFDFLGYFNHRGYDFGEDGDGRKIGGDGDDYNYLLKLGARLGDYGRLEGSYEHMEYKGNYPMKAEWPGGIDNKTGLRNLKESEYLRDTFTLNYTYNPNDYVDLDINAYYTDHNLDMTKNDKFGINTGVETFGTKVINKTKFETGSLDHTLVYGTEYYTSSSYNDTKRNPKAAKTTGNSIGVPDDETTSLSLFIEDQMRYGGLTIVPGVRFDYYELETIGGKKGDPNGRSNYDWDEVSPAILVDYQTEFGLGMYASYAKLFRGPDVYEGIRLNDKNAKAAYDAPLDAETGDAYEVGLRYMADISDNSHISLSAKYFYTDYENLIAEMSEPGSAYSTRLNTGDATIKGYELAAKLFIENLTLGASYSSQNTDYDVAELAKKAGRGGKSVYGSTLAYGDTGDKITFNAEYFVSPLDMFIGWNTIAFTGIDEYKDGTDQKIDKPGYAVHDVYATWVPNSGKFKGLELNFGVYNIFDKTYASHNQRTLDFSSAKVGGIDWEEGRNIKLNVSYKF
- a CDS encoding siderophore ABC transporter substrate-binding protein, which produces MLKISKKVAIISLIALFAYSLNAKEIEIVSLNAASQKTTIKVPQNPKRVAVADMASLDTIDALGFGSNVVGLTKAQKVYYLGKYNDDKNIKNIGSVKEVDLEALMSSEPDIIFIGTRLASQYDKLSKIAPVVYLGIDYKNGTFNSVRENVNTISKIFGVENFANDKFNKFEKRLKDIKEKASGKTAILGLVSSSSFNTLGNEKRCAMITTDAGFENVVLDAKTTHGNDSSFELVLKLNPDYIFVLDRDSAISKKGAKLAKSVMDNELINKTKAHKNGNIFYLNPSVWYLSEGGITAMDLMIKDLEEALRYP
- a CDS encoding iron ABC transporter ATP-binding protein, with product MKILNLSKSYFDKTVVDDVSIDIPKGKITSFIGPNGAGKSTVMSMISRLISKDEGIIEFKGKDISKWKSRDIAKHLAILSQTNNINIKLSVKELVSFGRFPYSGSRLTKEDLQKVDEAISSMELYDLSDKYIDELSGGQKQRAFIAMVIAQDTEYVLLDEPTNNLDIYHSIQTMKNISYLSKNMGKTIIMVLHELNLAAYYSDYICSFKDGKVAKFGKVDEVMTKQNLSELYNVDFEIFDIKGRPLCVYC
- a CDS encoding iron chelate uptake ABC transporter family permease subunit, whose amino-acid sequence is MSSSLKLIILLVLSIFSSIFFMFYNVNFKFFEFAMSIRVPKLLAMLLCAYCIGVATLIFQTIIKNTIVTPCLLGMNSLYLLIHTAAVFFLGSSSFLVVNKFVNFAIDLVLMAFIATFVYSYLFKITRYNVLYVLLAGTVMSTFFLSFQNSIVRIMDPNEYDTLLSSLVASFNNVNSDILFMAIVITAILSFIYYKDLTLLDVLSLGKEQAINLGVDYDKSIKRLLLGITLFIAVATALVGPISFLGLIIANLSRGLFKTYKHSYLILGSILFGVIILVIAQSITEHVFVLSVPISVFISVIGGLYFMYLLIISKGKL
- a CDS encoding ABC transporter permease, translated to MRSTIVLLFLLIILSFFSIFIGVLDVDMKGILNGEHLEVLFVSRLPRLLAIILSGIALSVAGLIMQQLCQNNFVSPTTGGTIASAQFGILLALIFIPSSTIFQRAIFAFATAMIGTWIYVAFIQAIKFKDAVMVALVGIMFGYVIGGITNYFAFRYDMVQALSTWITGSFSLIIKGRYEILYLALPLVVLAFIFANYFNIVGMGKDFSKNLGVNYNVVLFLGLSLSAMLTASVVVVVGSISYIGLIVPNLIRMFKGDKLQGTIVDTALFGAVFVLICDILGRVIMSPYELPIELISGILGSIIFIVLIIIKLNGGKFNIIAFANSCFSQISIKKDKS
- a CDS encoding RsiV family protein, which gives rise to MKNIFALLLIFINLSFAYENITIEDGYSFIYKDNNCSDETNSTQIYINYYDKNNNLDGKNNKYYGHIFTQGNVYTFSDVTPKEDENKTIFNIKTKNISVKANVINDRFEGVIKLNNTTQDINASLDKKYSLIMITAKANFEQISQRDFIFKKSFVYDAIDFKDQNSSQMRFKMANLLKNSYLDELSNWYNEFFASNNVNFNSPTFIRYNNNLENIYYKKGNLTVFLTDEYFYSGGAHDNTSKQYEVNYKEKKLELSDILKDVHDQNLISMIWDKVKVYAYIKQNDLEISKNFSISPYGITFVYNPYEIGPFSAGIIEAFFKFSEIKPFLKDEFLSIL